A window of Hyperolius riggenbachi isolate aHypRig1 chromosome 1, aHypRig1.pri, whole genome shotgun sequence contains these coding sequences:
- the LOC137534361 gene encoding vomeronasal type-2 receptor 26-like, which produces MPAAMNVYHVQKERYPMSQKPILTFLAIVLMPCLLKILVSKANFCINRTIDRIDFNRKCLQNIKIGTQKCGLILTSILLRVFISHRDTPVVKANNWSVSIILLASILLSFLSVFLFLGHPIDITCMIRQTSSGIVFSISVSCVLAKTITVCIAFKSTKPGSPWKKWVGQKLSNYVILTCSSVQVLTCVIWLSVSPPYQEYDMFSVPEKIIIQCNEGSVTGFYSMLGYMGFLAAVSFLLAFMVRTLPDSFNEAKYITFSMLVFCSVWIAMMPAYLSTKGKYMVAVEIFAILASNAGLLGCIFFPKLYIILLRPELNMKPVLLKTNHRGN; this is translated from the exons ATGCCTGCTGCTATGAATGTTTACCATGTGCAGAAGGAGAGATATCCAATGTCACAG aAGCCAATTTTGACTTTCCTAGCCATTGTGTTAATGCCgtgtttgctgaaaattcttgtttccaAAGCCAATTTTTGCATCAATAGAACCATTGACCgcattgacttcaatagaaaatgCCTTCAGAACATAAAAATTGGAACACAAAAATGTG GCTTGATCCTCACGTCAATATTATTGAGAGTGTTTATTTCCCATCGGGATACTCCAGTAGTTAAAGCCAATAATTGGAGTGTGAGCATCATTCTCCTGGCCTCCATCCTACTGAGCTTCCTCTCCGTGTTCTTGTTCCTCGGACATCCTATTGATATAACCTGTATGATAAGACAAACATCATCTGGAATTGTCTTCTCAATTTCTGTCTCCTGTGTTCTGGCCAAAACTATCACAGTCTGCATTGCTTTCAAATCTACAAAACCTGGCAGCCCCTGGAAAAAGTGGGTTGGCCAAAAATTGTCTAACTATGTTATACTAACATGTTCTTCTGTCCAAGTTCTGACCTGTGTTATCTGGTTATCAGTGTCTCCACCATATCAGGAGTATGACATGTTCTCTGTTCCTGAGAAGATCATCATTCAGTGTAATGAGGGGTCAGTGACTGGCTTCTACTCCATGTTGGGTTATATGGGATTCCTGGCAGCTGTGAGTTTTCTTCTGGCTTTCATGGTGAGGACATTACCGGACAGCTTTAATGAGGCCAAGtacatcacgttcagcatgctggtgttctgcagtgtctggattgccatgatGCCGGCCTATCTCAGCACTAAAGGAAAATACATGGTGGCTGTGGAGATATTTGCCATACTGGCTTCAAATGCTGGACTTTTAGGTTGTATATTTTTTCCTAAATTATACATAATTCTCCTAAGGCCAGAGTTAAACATGAAACCGGTCTTGTTGAAGACAAATCACAGAGGAAACTGA